The DNA sequence CAGAGTGATTATATCAGGAGCAATAATGTTTGCCGGTGTTGCGTTATTTATAAAATCATCAAAATAAGTAACAATGGCGTGCCTTGTTTACCAAGCTGCCATTTAGTTCTTTTTCAACCATATCATCAATGTACCCAATGCGTGCAGCACTATTCCATTGAACCCCCATAGCGCATCAGAGTAGAATCAAAAAAGGGAATAGTGTTAATTGGGGGAGGTCGCTATGCGCAAGCATGCTTTTATTATGATAATTATGGTCGCATCAACCTTATTTTTAGCGATGCGGTACAAGCCGCTGCAACTAATAACTAAAGCTCGCCCTTTTAGCAGCACTCTAATCCGGCCCATGAGCACGCAGGTACCGCGCAGATTCTTAAGTTTAGGTAGAGCTACCATTCTATCAGCACCTATCGCAGCATTGATCGCACAAATCGCCACGAACTCGGCGCTTCGCGGGAGATTTGATTCTTATTTTCAATATGGAATCATCAAGACCGAACCAATAGAACTCATCAATGCTATCGATACGATTGATGCGCAGAAAGTAGGAGATCTTATCAGAGCAGACTCATCTCTAATAACCCATTCAACAATCATTGATAAACTTATTGGACTCAAGAATCGAGTTATGACCGATCAATTAACGCCAGATGAAGAGCAACGGGCACTCGCCATTATGACCGCTATAAATTGTGCATTATCAAATGCTGTAACTCAAGCAAAGATGGTGGGCTACACTTTCTCAGCTGCACAGATAGAAAAAATGATGTTTCAAGCATGGGAAATTGAGTTTGCAACGGGTAACTATTTGAATTATAGATCGGCACGCTTGCGTGATTTAGAGCGAAGCAAGAGATGGTTTTGAGACGAGTGCAGATTAAGTACGATCTTTATTCGTAAAAAGACGAGAGCAGAGTGCGCGCCGCGCCCTCCTTCCCCTTTCAGGAATTTCTGTTCTTGTTATTTGATCTCGATGTTTCAAAAACCAAAAATAATAATTGAAGCGTCCGATTGGTTAAGAGACTTTAGCTAATTAAGAGACGTGCTTTCGCGTGAAAATTCAGGGGAGAGTAGTAATGGGGCTTTTTTCGTGCGCGTACGTTCTTGTACGCCCGAGTGTTTACTCGTGCGGGGATGAATAAGGATAGCTTCCTTAATAAGGTGTAATGAATTGTTCCTTATAAAGTATAGAGAGTTATATCCTTTTCATTTTTTCATTTAACTTCTTTCTTAGCTGCGCTATTTGAACGGAGTCTAGGCCAGCAGCCCCTTGTAACACATCGAAGCTGTGAAGGCTGCCTGGACGAAGACGGAGTGCTCCCCGCGCGGCCGCAGCTTCATTAAAAAGGAACCTTTTTACACCCGGCCCTCCCTGGCTCGGGCCTATCATAAATTATGCGACAATAAGTCAATTACTTGCGTCCCTTTCGATAAAAAATCGCTATGCCATAATAGAGCATGCGCCAATGTGCCGGCCGCATCTCAAAAATCCTGCTTAAATCGCGCGCAAACAGAAAAAGTGCACTGTGATCAAAAGTAAGCGCAGACAGGCCAAAAAGCCATTCCGCCACCCTATCTAAATGAAAGAAATCTTAGCGTAATACACTCACATTTTATGAGTAATTATTTGACATTATTTAAACTATGGTTTATAAAATATACGTGAAAAGTAGTTATTACTATGGAAATAATACCTCAATGAACATTGGGGGCAAAAACAAGGGAAATGTATGGGAAAAATTATAGGAATCGATTTAGGAACAACCAACTCTGTCGTAGCTTTCATGGAAGGCGGCAAGCCAAAAGTAATTCCAAGCAAGGATGGTGGTAATATTATCCCTTCTGTCGTCGCGTTCACCAAAGATGGCAAGCGCCTTGTGGGCACCCTAGCAAAACGCCAGGCAATTACCAATCCTGAAAATACTATTTATTCGGCCAAACGCTTTATTGGCCATCGTTTTGACGAAGTTCAAAATGAAGCTAAAAACATGCCGTATACGCTCGTAAAAAGAGCCAATGGCGATGTTGGCATTTTAGCGCAAGGCAAAGAGTATTCTCCTCAAGAAATTGCCGCTGCAGTTTTGAGCTTAATTAAGCAGACAGCTGAAGAATATTTGGGCCAAACAGTAACCGAAGCGGTTATCACTGTTCCCGCATATTTTAACGATTCTCAGCGCCAAGCAACTAAAGATGCGGGAAAGATTGCAGGCCTTGAAGTAAAACGTATCATCAACGAACCAACCGCTGCTGCCCTTGCGTATGGTATGGATAAGAAAAAAAGTGGCACCATAGCAGTATTCGACTTTGGTGGTGGAACATTTGATATTTCGGTGCTCGAAATTAACGATGGCGTTATTGAAGTACGTTCAACCAACGGCGATACGCATTTGGGCGGAGATGATCTTGATCAACGCATTATCGATTATCTCGTTGATGAGTTCAAAAAAGAACAAGGCATCGATCTTCGTAGCGATAAAATGGCATTGCAGCGCTTAAAAGAAGCTGCCGAAAAAGCTAAAAAAGAATTGTCTTCAATTCCTGAAACCGATATCAACCTGCCCTATATTACTGCAGATGCTTCCGGCCCAAAACATTTGAACATTAAGATTTCACGCGCAAAATTCGAATCGATCTGCCAAGATCTTTTCGATCGCTTGTTGATCCCATGCAAACGTGCAATGGCCGATGCGCAAATAGGCAACGATAAACTTGATGAAGTTATTTTGGTTGGTGGTTCAACCCGTATTCCTAAAGTACAAGAATTGGTGCGCAAATTCTTTGAAAAAGAACCAAATAAGTCAGTTGACCCTGATGAAGTGGTCGCAGTCGGCGCTGCAATTCAAGGCGGTATTTTGGCTGGCGAAGTTACCGATGTACTTCTTTTAGATGTCACTCCCCTTTCACTTGGGATTGAAACACTCGGCGGCGTTGTAGCAAAGTTGATCGAACGAAATACAACCATTCCAACCCGTAAATCACAAGTATTTTCAACAGCTGAAGATAATCAAACAGCTGTTGATATTCGTGTGTTTCAAGGTGAGCGTGAATTTGCTAAAGATAATAAAATGCTTGGCCAATTCAGATTAGAAGGCGTTGCACCGGCTCCCCGCGGCATGCCGCAAATTGAAGTGACCTTCGATATCGATGCCAACGGTATTGTAAGCGTTTCTGCAAAAGATAAAGCAACCAATAAAGAGCAAAAAATAACGATCACTTCATCGAGCGGTCTTTCAAAAGAAGAAGTTGATCGCATGCTCAACGAAGCAAAAGCGCACGAAGCTGAAGATCGTAAAGCGCGCGAAACAATTGAAAAGAAAAATCGCCTTGATGGATTGATTCTTGAAATCGAGCGTTCGCTCAAAGAGAATAAAGAAAAAATCCAAGCAGGCGACGTAGAAAACGTTGAGAAAGAGCTTGAAAAAGCGCGCGTCGTGCTCAAAGAAAAATCAACCGATGAGCAAGCATTGCAACAAGCGACCGATGAGCTTTCTCAAACTTGGTACAAAGTTGCTGAGCAATTGTATAAACAAACCGGCCCATCACAACCAGAAGCTGGCACCGATAAACAGTCCGGTTCTGAGCAAGGGCCAATTGATACCGATGCTCAATAACCCAAAAGCTCATTTGCTATAATAAAAAGGGCGCCCTAAAAAGCGCCCTTTATTTTTTTTACTATTCAGTCAAGAATATTTCGTTCTCGGAAATCTAAAAAACGCTTAGCGTTTTCTAAAAACAAATTCGTGCGCACCCTTAAGCGCCAAACTCGTACCGATT is a window from the Candidatus Babeliales bacterium genome containing:
- the dnaK gene encoding molecular chaperone DnaK yields the protein MGKIIGIDLGTTNSVVAFMEGGKPKVIPSKDGGNIIPSVVAFTKDGKRLVGTLAKRQAITNPENTIYSAKRFIGHRFDEVQNEAKNMPYTLVKRANGDVGILAQGKEYSPQEIAAAVLSLIKQTAEEYLGQTVTEAVITVPAYFNDSQRQATKDAGKIAGLEVKRIINEPTAAALAYGMDKKKSGTIAVFDFGGGTFDISVLEINDGVIEVRSTNGDTHLGGDDLDQRIIDYLVDEFKKEQGIDLRSDKMALQRLKEAAEKAKKELSSIPETDINLPYITADASGPKHLNIKISRAKFESICQDLFDRLLIPCKRAMADAQIGNDKLDEVILVGGSTRIPKVQELVRKFFEKEPNKSVDPDEVVAVGAAIQGGILAGEVTDVLLLDVTPLSLGIETLGGVVAKLIERNTTIPTRKSQVFSTAEDNQTAVDIRVFQGEREFAKDNKMLGQFRLEGVAPAPRGMPQIEVTFDIDANGIVSVSAKDKATNKEQKITITSSSGLSKEEVDRMLNEAKAHEAEDRKARETIEKKNRLDGLILEIERSLKENKEKIQAGDVENVEKELEKARVVLKEKSTDEQALQQATDELSQTWYKVAEQLYKQTGPSQPEAGTDKQSGSEQGPIDTDAQ